In the Fusobacterium simiae genome, GCTATTCCAGAATCATTAATGGAAAGCGAACTTTTTGGTTATACCAGAGGTGCTTTTACTGGTGCTGATCCAAAAGGTAAAATAGGCTTTTTTGAAAGAGCTCATAATGGAACTATTTTTTTAGATGAAATAGGTGAAATGCCACTTCAAATACAAGTGAAAATGTTAAGAGTTTTACAGGATAAAAAAATTACTCCTATTGGTTCTCGCACGGAAAAACAAGTTAATGTTAGAATAATAGCAGCAACTAATAGAAATTTAGAACAAGAAGTTGAAAAAAGAAACTTTAGACAAGATTTATTTTATCGTCTAAGTGTTTTTCCTATTGATATTCCACCATTAAGGGAAAGAAAAAAAGATATAAAAATTCTTGTTGATTTTTTTGTAAAAAAATATTATATTTCTTTTCAAATGGAGCAAAAAGAAATTTCAACAGAAGTTTATCAATATTTTTTAGAGTATTCTTGGCCTGGTAACATTAGAGAACTGAGAAATACAATTGAATATTGTATGAATATGATAGAGGAAAATGAAAAAAGTATTGAATTGAAACATTTACCTCCAAAATTTTTAAATAATAAAGAAAAAGATAAAAAAATAAAGACATTAGCTCAATTAGAAAAAGATGCTATTAAAAATCTTATACAAATTTATGGAAATTCTTCTGAAGCTAAAAAAATTATTGCTAGATCTCTTGGAATTGGAATTGCAACATTATATAGAAAAATAAAATTTTATAATCTTTAATATCTTTTTTTTCTTTTATTAGATGATTTATAACCTAATTTTTCTCTATATTTACTTACTGTTCTTCTAGCAATTTTTATTCCATCTTTTTCTAAAAGATTTGCTATATCTTGGTCTGAATAGGGTTTCCCTTTATTTTCATTTTCAATATATTCCAATATTTTTTTCTGATATGAAAATATATTTGAATCTAAACTAAAAAGTTTTCTTAGAGAGATTATTCCAAAATCTGTTTTTATATATTTTTCTTTTACAGCTCTTGATACTGTTGAAGGATTTAAATTTAATTCATAAGCAACATTAGAAATTTTTAAATTATTTATTTTCTTACCTTTATCAGTAAAGAAAGAAGATTGTTCTCTAATAACTATCCTCATAATTTTATCAAGTGTTTCATATCTTTTTTCTATACAATTTATTATTTCATTAATTTTTTTATAATATTTTTCATTACTCTTATCTTTTATATTTATTTGAGGTATTGAATCTCTATTAATCTCATATAATATCTCATCCTTTTTTAATCTTACAAAAATATCTGGAATAATCTTTCTTACTTTTCCAACACTATAACCACGACTTGGAATAGGATTTAAAGATTTAATCACATTTATATAAGAAAATAGAGCTTTTTCATTGATATTCAATTTTTCTTTTATTAAATCATATTTTTTGTCAGCTAATAAATAAAGATATTTATCTATAAGTAAAAATAATTTTTCATCTGCAATATTTTTAACTTTCAATTGAATTTTTAAACATTCTTCCAGTGAGTATGCACCAACTCCATAAGGTTCTAAATTATAAATTATATTAAATGCTTCTTCTATTTCTTTATCTGTTGCTTCTAAAATATCTTTTATTTCAATCTTTGATAGCTCTAAATATCCTTTTTTATTCAAGTTATTAATAATGAATATACAAATTTCTTTTATTCTTTTATTTATTTTAAAATATGATAATTGTTCTTCTAAGATTTGAAAAAAATCTTTTTCATCTGTCAAATAATTAATTTCTAATTTTTTTTCATCATTATAACCTTTCTGGTTAGAATAATTTAATTCAACTGAACCTAATAAATCTTTTGAAAATTCTTTTTCGATAAATTTATTTAAATCAGTTATAGACATTTTAAGTATATTTATCGACATTTTCATTGTTTGAGATAATTTTAAAGATTGTGTTAATTTTTGTTTCTCAATAATATCTAATTTATTAGTCATAAGATTTCCTCCAAATTTATTTACCTTTATTTTAACATATTTATTTA is a window encoding:
- the rpoN gene encoding RNA polymerase factor sigma-54, translating into MTNKLDIIEKQKLTQSLKLSQTMKMSINILKMSITDLNKFIEKEFSKDLLGSVELNYSNQKGYNDEKKLEINYLTDEKDFFQILEEQLSYFKINKRIKEICIFIINNLNKKGYLELSKIEIKDILEATDKEIEEAFNIIYNLEPYGVGAYSLEECLKIQLKVKNIADEKLFLLIDKYLYLLADKKYDLIKEKLNINEKALFSYINVIKSLNPIPSRGYSVGKVRKIIPDIFVRLKKDEILYEINRDSIPQINIKDKSNEKYYKKINEIINCIEKRYETLDKIMRIVIREQSSFFTDKGKKINNLKISNVAYELNLNPSTVSRAVKEKYIKTDFGIISLRKLFSLDSNIFSYQKKILEYIENENKGKPYSDQDIANLLEKDGIKIARRTVSKYREKLGYKSSNKRKKRY